Part of the Fusarium musae strain F31 chromosome 3, whole genome shotgun sequence genome, GCTGTGGCCTCTGCTAGCTTTGACGACGAGAACGACGAGGAGGGctgggaggatgaagacgatacTCTTGACCTCAGCCTAGGCACCACGAAAGCTGACCTGATGTCGTTCATGGAGTCAGGGGGCCAGCGGCAGCGAGATGATGAGACTCAAGCGTATCTGACCGACTTTTTCATCCGATGTGGCCGCGAGAACATTGCTAATTTCCAGGAGTGGTACAACATGCttacagaagaagagaagtcgAAGCTCAATGAGGTCGCCGCTAGCTCAGCAGGACAATAGACTGGAATTGCAGATGCTTACGACGAGTCttcgatgttgaagaagaaggagcgCTCCTCTCGAAAGTTCGAGAGGAAGAGTGCTCTCCGACTGCAGGAAACAATCGCGGCTATTGAAAATCTGAATAGACGCATAAAGGAGGAGAATGGGCCACTGAAGCAGGGTTAGTGTATATCAGAAAGCCTAGGTATCGTATTAATGACCCGACATGAATTGCAGATAGAATTAGAGAAAAAtggacaaagaaaagaaaagaaaccttGGACATTGATCATAAGTGAAGAAAAGACTTGGACCACTTAACATAAGTTTAGGAAGCCTGATAGAAGTTTAGACAATTTAGTATACCTAAGCTTATGCGACTTGATATAAATTAGACAACTTAGCATAAGCTCAGTATTGATTAGTACTTAGTATAAGCTCAGGCAACTGAGCGTCAGCTAGGTACATAGGTAACATGGCATATGTTAAGGATACTTTTGCTCAAGTACAATTTTGGCACACCATATCAAGGTATGAATTAATGACGGATGAAATACATCACAATGGAAAAGTTGAAATATGAAGTAGTTGAGTAGAAGGAAATTGATCAGTAATCATTCTGCCGAAGCAAGCGCATGCAGTCAACAGTATTGCTTCTCTCCTGTCTAGATGATATCTCCGCcaaagcctcctcctccaaatcCGCCACCGTAACCTCCACCAAAGGGATTGTTCCCCCTTCCGCTGCCAGGACCAGGGAATCTCGGATTGCCACCGGGGCCAGTGGGATCCCATCGGGCTCCTGGAGGTGCTTGAGGATCGAAACCAGAGGGACTGTCACCTCGTTGCCCATCGAATAAAGGATCATCGAAAGTAGGATGCATCCCTGAGCCACCACCAGGACGAGGTAGTCCTCCGCCAATGAACGAGCCACGAAGAGGATCGTGCGGACCGAGACCAGGAGGATTCAAGTCATCGTGACCAATGTTGTAGGGCGACCTTCCTGGCATTTGAAGTCCGCCTCGTGGAGGCCGGTTCATCTCGTATTCATCCTCAAAGCCGGGAGGGGGAAAGTCGCCCACTGGTGCAGGTCGTGGACGAGCCATCTCAGGAAGTGGATTCGCTGGGGGTTGGAGCGGGTGTGGGTGTGGTACAGGATCGCCACGGAACGGACGGTCTGGGttctgagcttcttgagcacgACACTCGGAGCGTGCATTAGCCTCGGCTTCAGCCGTCTCGACATAGCCTTCGCTTTGGAGTTTTGGGATGAGCTTCTGAATgatgttgaccttgaggtcATGTAAGATATCTGACCAGATGGATTAGTTTGTGTTACCTATCAAAGGGAAGCGAAAGTACGTACCAGCAATAGCTTGCTCAGAGGTAAAGACACCGCGGAGCTTCTCGGGAAGATCACTTCGATCTTCCTGGCCGTCCTTGATAGCGATGCGAAGAGGGAGTTTCTTAGAATCCACAACGTCGCTGATCGACCTCTCGAAACGACGGATGTTGTCATCTCCAACGGCTACTCCTCGAACCTCGACCTTTTTACCCATGCGGTCAATACGGATGCTAAAGGTCATGGCCGACTGCTTATGCTTATAGACAAAACTGTAAGATCCGAAGCCTGAGTTCCATTGTGGTGGTAGACGAGGAGCGAGTGATTCGCATTCGGCTGTTTCATGTGAGCTAAgtaatgatgttgatggatgGTAAACTTACGTATAttcttgtcttcatcaaagccaagaagcttgaagccCAGAGCAGCGAGATATGAGTGGATGAGGAGAGCGATAACTTCGTACGATGAAGCGAGGTCAGATGAATCGTCACTTGGGGGATGCGTTGGTAGCGCATCTGCCATGCCATTTAGAATGGCGGCAACACTGAGAGGTTCTGACATGATGAAGGGCGATGATTCTGATGTTCTTTGGATGATGTGTCGAAGAATGGAGTTTTGTTGGATGTAGGTAGCGAGTAGTtatagtacctaggtaggtcgCTAAAGATACCTTAGATACCAGATagtggagaagatggagagttAACGTCGAGGAAGTTTGGGAAGCGGCGTCATGAAATAGTTGCCTCTTCAGCCCTATATGTGGATCCTGTACTTTTGGGTATCGCGGGGCAGTGTCAGTGATTCAAAAGCTAAAAGCCAGGAATACTATTGGTGTAGAATTGGTTGCCTAGATAAGGCATTAATTAGGCATTAGAGCTTAACAATCTGAAGCTTGAAACATGTAATATTGAGTGACCTCAACATGTTGTAGTTACCTCACTTAGCTTTCAGAACCTTAGGGAGACCATTCTCATGACGACACTCACGTGATATCGCGTTCCACTCAACGCGTCCCACCAAGTACCCTCTTCCAAACCACGAATCTCTACCATCACCACTTCTCTTCTCTATGACCCTCAACCTACCTCAAAATGGAAACGGGCCCTTTGATCCCCGCCTCTCAAGCATCCCATCTCCTCTCATCGTTCACAACCTTCCTAACACTAACCCTCCACACCCTCCTCTACCATCGCGCTCTCTACCCCAAAACTACCTTTCTAACGGCTCGAGCCCTGAATCTCCCCGTCCATCAATCTCGTCATCCCGGCCTCTGCACATGGATAAACGACGCTGTAGCTTCAGTAGCAGCACAGCTACGCAAAGGCACAGTACGCCGGATAGCCATTGCGATGCATGCTGCCAAGACGTTTGATGTGCTGGAGAGATGGGtctttgatgttgatctGTTTCCTGCTGGGTGGGGTGATAGAGAAGAGGCGACCTACAATCCTGCGTTGGTAGAgggtgacgatgatggtgtGGTGAATTGGGCCGATGTTAATGAGGCGCTGAGAGGTGCCCTGACGAGAATAGCAcagaaggctgagatgatgcCTGATTTACCTCACGGGAGCACCTTTACTGTTGCCGTTGAGTTACGTGATGATGCAAATGCACCTATAGGTGTAAGTATATCTATCAGTAATAAGATCGACATCGACTGACCGATCTAGCATCCTCAACATTGGATACCATCTCAGCCAAATCTTCAACCACCAAACGACACCTCATTAAAGCAGGGCTCCTCTCTTGGCGGCCAAAGTACAATAGCGATTCGGTCTGTCCAAGCCGGTCCTTTATTCTTTAACTGCTGGATCGAACAAAGCGAACCCACAACCTCATAAAATTCACATGCATGATACCCAGCTTTTGAACAGATAGATTATCGTCATCATGACTCTTCACAACCTCTAATTCATATTGTATAAACATGACATCAATCCGTTATTGATTGTCCCGGTCACCCATTTCCAGACCTGTACCAGCCCGTGCCATGCGACCCTGATCCTACCCCCTATTCCGACAAAGCCCAGAACCCGCCGCGTTATGTACAGCCCGGCCGTGGAAACATGACAAATACCTTGACTCATTACCATCAAAATCATTTTCAAACGCCCAAACAGACGCCCAAACAGCCTCCCAGCCAGCCTCCCAGAGGACAGCAGCGCCTACTCCGTCGTCCCCTTCAGCGCCGCGCGGAGACTCACCATCTCGCGCTTCAGTCGCgcgttctccttcttcatccgTGCTGTCTCGTCGCTTTGGTCGCGGAGTCTCATCATGAGCTCTTCCTTTTCGtccttgcctttgcctttgagagccttgacTATCTTGCCAAGCTCTCCGTTGAACTTCTCATATAGTAACTCGTTCTCTGCCACTGCCTCCTTGTATAGCTGGTCAATCGCTCGCACCTTGGCCTCGGCTGCCTTGACCGTGGTTTCCATGTCGCGCTGGATCGCATTTTGCTTGTCTTGTAGTTCCTGAATAGCAGTGGGAATGCGGTCTTCCAACTCCCGAACAGCAGCACTGACTCGTCTCATATCGACAGACTGGGAGCCCGGAGGTCGTGTATTGTTGACACGTGCCATTTCCTCACCGATTTTGGATAGCTCAGATCTGAGAGAAGCGTCCACCTCGTCGACAGCCTGCTTCTCAGTGTTGAGCCGCTCTCGAAGCTTTTGTGGTGACTGTAAGCGGAGTCTCTGCGTTCCTCGCCTGGTTGGACTTGAGCTTGGACGGGGCGGTGATTCAGATCCTGGAGGCGCTGAGCGGTAGGGGCGCAGTGTCGGGATATTAGTTGATGACAGGGTCCTTGAGTGCCTGTGACCTTTGGCTGGTGACGTGCGTCGTGTTGGCTCTTCTGAAAGTTCCATGGGACTGGGCGCCAAAGTATTCGGCGACGTAATTTGCTGGAACGGATCTGGAAcattctccttctgcttGGAACCTCTCAACGTCGCTAC contains:
- a CDS encoding hypothetical protein (EggNog:ENOG41), whose protein sequence is MSEPLSVAAILNGMADALPTHPPSDDSSDLASSYEVIALLIHSYLAALGFKLLGFDEDKNIPECESLAPRLPPQWNSGFGSYSFVYKHKQSAMTFSIRIDRMGKKVEVRGVAVGDDNIRRFERSISDVVDSKKLPLRIAIKDGQEDRSDLPEKLRGVFTSEQAIADILHDLKVNIIQKLIPKLQSEGYVETAEAEANARSECRAQEAQNPDRPFRGDPVPHPHPLQPPANPLPEMARPRPAPVGDFPPPGFEDEYEMNRPPRGGLQMPGRSPYNIGHDDLNPPGLGPHDPLRGSFIGGGLPRPGGGSGMHPTFDDPLFDGQRGDSPSGFDPQAPPGARWDPTGPGGNPRFPGPGSGRGNNPFGGGYGGGFGGGGFGGDII
- a CDS encoding hypothetical protein (EggNog:ENOG41), with the protein product METGPLIPASQASHLLSSFTTFLTLTLHTLLYHRALYPKTTFLTARALNLPVHQSRHPGLCTWINDAVASVAAQLRKGTVRRIAIAMHAAKTFDVLERWVFDVDLFPAGWGDREEATYNPALVEGDDDGVVNWADVNEALRGALTRIAQKAEMMPDLPHGSTFTVAVELRDDANAPIGIDID